The nucleotide sequence ATTTACATTCACCATGCCtatttaaataaacaatttaaatttgtagAACAAAACATTCTACACTTCTAGGTTCTTAACAACTTCTGAGTGCTGATTGTGGGTAAAGCAAGATTGGATGCTATGCACAGGGACTCAAAGGATCTCTCCTGAAATGTTTTCATGTCAGCCAAAATGAGATAGGGCCAATTATATAAAGTATGTATGAATGACACGATGATTGCAGACCTCCTAGGTTTGCAAGAGTAAGATTGTTTGTACTGATATAAGCTGTCTATTTTATATCCAGTTGGCATGCTACTGTTTATAAGCAGTTTACAGAAATGAACTGGAAGGAAGCAAAGCAAATGTTAGGGAGTTATGGTGGATGGCCCAAAGACTCTCCTCCCAAGGTCATCAAAGAAGACATTGTCAGTGATATTCCTGGAAGCTTTGATGCACGTACAAAGTGGCCTGGCTCCATTCACCCGATAAGGGATCAGGTAATCTTTACTGAGATTCAGTAAAGGTGTTTTTGAATGGAGATAAGGAAAATGTATTGCAATGGAATTCAAGATCTATTTTTTGTGCCTGCAATACTTATATAAAATACTTTGATTCATTACAATTACTAACAACTACTTACTTCTTTCAAATTCAACTTCATATTCAACTGAACAGGGTAATTGTGGAAGTTGTTGGGCATTTGGAGCTTCAGGTGGGTCTACCTTAACTACAATTTTAGTTGGGATAAATTTACAATTAAACCTACAGCTAGTGACTACTTGGATTTTTAGTCCATGTGATTCCCCATGACTTgccatttttattttgaatggCATTAGAATATTGCATTTTGGATTAGGAAAGCTCACATCTCTAGGAGTAATATCATGCATAATAAAGTGAGTTGATATAGTCCATTTTACAAAAGTAAAGATAGATGCAATATgaacctgaaaaaaatgtattctcCATTAATTCATACTGGCTTTTTGGAGCTGAGTGAAAACATTCCTCAAATCTTGGCTGATAAGCGGCAATAATCAGTATATCTGTAAAACTATAACATTTAGTGTGAACTGTAAAGTAACATGCTTTACAATTTTAAGATTGAAGAAATTATACTACATGTTACTGGGATTAATTTAATGTGTGCTTACTGACTTTGTTTATTTGGGAGTCACCCAAATATACAACAAATCTCCcagtttcctttttctaaaaaagtttgctttatcTCTTGGTTAAGGGTACAGAGGGGTATGTATTCTCTTATAGAGAGAAGGTCAACTAACAGGGAATGAAAAACCTGCCAACATTTTCGTTACTGCAAACATGTGGCTTTGTGGCTGGTTGGTTACAGTAATCAGTTGTAATTAGTAACTGAGAGGCATGGGTTTGAACCTCattgaaagttaaaattttctGGAAATTCTCCAGTTTCAGTTTTGGAAGAGACCGCATTGAATGGGTTAGGTTACAAATTCATGTGGTTATATacaataaaaccaaaatcaagcATCTCTTGGTCAGTGTGATATCAGATTCCCAGAGGCTGGTATTTCTGAAAATTAACTATTTACCAAATCTAGTGTGGACCACATTGTATAGTTCGGTGTATTTACTGGTCAAATTTTACATACAGTATAGTTCACACTAGATTTGGTGAATAGTTAATTTTCAGAAATACCAACCTCTGGGAATCTGATATCACACTGACCAATCATCAAGATGGGCTCGTGCTAACAATTTCAGACTGAACAAGGAGTTGCATTGAGTGCCCTCCAAGGCCTTCATCAAGCTAAATTATATGTTACTACCATTGCCACTGAGATTCACATATGctaaaatgtaaacaaacacaTTTCTAAATCCTGTTTTGAAGTTCGCTTCTCGTCAATTTCCGATAAATGCAGCGCATCAGACTAAGAAAGGACAATCTGAAGCAAGCACTTTTTAGCAGAAGAGGATACTTACAAATATAGGTTTAGAAGGACAAACAGAACATTGTAATATTTAACAGGCAACTTTAACTGCTGGAACTGCAGAATGACAGAATTGCAGAACAGTGGTACATTATCCCGAATCCTAAAAGATAAAATGGCAGATAATCACCCCAGAACTAAAAGACAAAATGGTGGAAAATCACCTCAAATCCTAAAAGACAGAGCAGCAGAAAATCAGCCCAAACCTCTAAGACAGAATAGTGGAAAATCaccccaaatcctaaagaaCATAGTGGCAAAAAATCACCCAAATCTCAAACGATAGAGTGGTGGAAAAATACCCCAAATCCAAAAAGAGCAAGTGGCAGAAAATCACCCCAAATCCTATGAGACAGAACTATAAATACAGTCATTTCCTTTGGTACAAGGGAAAGGGTTGAGGGATAGGAACTGTTAACAAAAACTTGTATTATGTCAACCAGGCAACAGAAGTAATTAATAGACTACATTCTTTAGCCAATAGCAGATATATTAGAGGAAATTATTAAAGGCAAACAATTCTAAGAGAAATCTATCCTTGACAAATTTCAAACCCATAAAGTTTCTCATTCACTTCCTGTCACACTCAAGGCatgaaaaaatgatttattGAAGGAGAGGACCGCAGAGATCTTAGAAATAATCTTTGAAGAGAACATCAGACACTCCAACTCACAATTACACCAAAGGGGCTGTCCAAATGATCTAGTTTAAAGAATCGTCACAGAGGTTGGTTTCACTATCAGGAAAACAACACTCCAGGAGAAAGACAAAATGCGACTAACCATATTGCCTTTTGTCACACAATATAACCCATCAGAGACCAGCCTTAAAAAGATTTTATTGAGCAGCTGGCAAACTACTGAGAAGCAGCCTTGGCTTTATTTGGGAGATTTATTGAGAGCTTGCAATAGTTTCACTTAAGATTGAAGGGTCATGTACTGTAAAAATAACCAAACCATGAAAACAGGAAGAGTCATTTCAGCTTATCAACCCACTTTTAACACCTTGACAACCACAGAAAATCATCTCAAACAAACTGGACAGCCAATAGCATGATGTTACACATTAAGAGCAAAGATAATTTTGCAGATATTGATTTCATTTCCAAAGAAGCTATACTCATGAGGGCAAAAAGAGGGCAAGGAAAGATCTCACAGACTTACATACACAACCAGAATAAACTATGATgcaacaaaggaaaatacagtTTTGGGTGGGATATGTGCACTATTTATAGTTTCGTCTTCAAGGATTTTGAGGAATTTTCTGCCATTTCATATTTTAGCATTTGGGGTAATGTTTGGGCATTTCATCCTATAGGATTTGGGGGGATTTTCTGCCATTCGGTCATTTGGTTGTTCTGGCTTTTGGGGTTGCCCAACTGCAACTACTGTGGCAATGAATTAAACAATAGatcagatcaaatttgaaagCAAAGCAGCCAGAATATCTCTCTTATTACAAGACAAACCTTACATGAGAAACgtatcttttttattcttgagaaataaatgatttcaattataatacagtttgtgtagaaaaaaaaagaaataggtATGTTTATCCATATATATCCAAAGCCATAAAAATCAGTTGCTTGCACTAGATGCCATGACACCATGACTTCAGAGGTCATGTCTCAGACATTAACTTAAAATAAATCTGCTATAAAACTGTAGAAGCCATATTCCAGAAAATCTGAAGTCAAACAAAAGGAATGAAACCACACTAACCACTGCAAAATGATGCAAAACTCTTAACTTTAACACAAAGATGAAGGACATAAGGGTAAATGCTCTTGTATCACAAAACTTggtacttaattttttttgcaatgatattttattgttttgtaataaatGTGTTATTAAATTAAATCTATTACTTTCAGGGGAGATCTTGGTATCTAACCTAAACTGCGATGTTTTTGCTCCATAGAGGCGTTGTCAGACAGATTTGCTATTGCCAGTGGTAATAAAATTGATGTGGTGTTGTCAGCACAACAGCTTGTCGACTGTGATACAGATAACTTTGGTTGTTCAGGTGGCTATCCTATAAAAGCATGGCAGTATATGAATCAAGTCGGGTGAGTGTAATTCAATAATTATGAAACCACATTTGAAATCAGAATAAACTCTTTTTACATTCAAATTTGACACTCCTTATTGATAATGAAGTAGAGATGAGTGGAAGATATGTTAAGTTAAGCAGAGTATAAACTAACTGGAATTCATTCTCATAATTTGATTAGTAAATTGTCATTATTTCTGACTCAGCCATCGGTCGATTGACCTGAAACTGAATGTTAGCTATAACTCCCAGTTTCCACTTTTTTAATCCTGTTTGCTTTATTCAGACTGTTCTAATACATATTAAACTTGAGAATGATGAGTATAAACTTTATGTCAAATgaattttggtttaaaaaaagataGCCCACAGAATTATACTACAGGTTGTGGTTTTTTAACTTCAGTGCTCATTTGGTGTGATATTTTTGGTGCACTGGTTGGCAGTCAGGCATATTACAGGTTAAGTGTAAGGCTCACAACCTgtatgcaaaataatttaatggATCAGCTCTGAACTTGGAAAATGAATTATGAAGGGGTGAAATATTGAGTCCAGTGACTTGACTTcatattttgaaacttttggTGCACTCCTAGAAAGCACATTGTCAGTCTCACATTGCATTTTCTTGGTGCAATGGATTGTGCTTAGCCCTGCAAGTAAAAGGTAAAGTGATTGACTCTAGGCAGTTGGAagatctttgtttttgtttgtttgtttctttttccctgtttttttgAGTATATTCTCCTAAAGCataagtttttctcttttcattggAATGTCACCTTTTTCTGAGCAGAAATTGGCATTTGAGAAACCAATTACCGGAGCACAGtatttgtctttccttttctgcttttgaaaaaatctAGGGGAGATTTTAATCATTCCAGAATACAGTTAATTGGTAATATTGTGTTTTTTGGCTATCAATTATAAATTTTGGATCATCAAGGTTTAAAAACAAGGCCCATAAATCCTGAAATGTAAGATGGCTTGTTGCCCTTAAAAGTATATTTATCTGAGCACCTTTGCCAATTTGCAATATTATCTGTATTCTATTGTCAATATGGTCTAAACAATGCTTAAGATGTTTTTCACGTATGATAGAAATGTCCATAGACAGACTTGTGGGCACAATAAGCAGTCTATGTTCCCTTGGGCACAGTAGACaccaaaaacaaatttgaagttGCAAAGCATGTGagataatctttctttttttttacacccAGCCTCCTGACTGTGGAATGTTATGGTCCATATCAGGCAGAGGATGAACCTTGCAAGTTCAATGGCACACTTTCACAGTGTCCCAGTGGTCAGGGTGTGTTTCAAGTTTACAAGGCAGCCAATGCATATGCTGTGCAAGGAGAAGTAAGTGGTACATAAAACTCTAGATCTTTGCCTTAGTGTGGATGGACCTGGAAGCATCCAAGCCAGCAAGTTAAATTTGGATGATTTGCTATGCCTTTCTGGTGAGGGGTGATTGTTAATGATTAGTTGAAGTGTATTTGATCTCCTGAAGTCCCTGAAAAATGCGTATTTAGACTTGATTGATGGTTGGTAATGGTGCAATAGGACCAAGCAACACAGTTTATGCATAAAATGAACACAGTCATCAACATTGAAAGCATCAGTAACTTCTAATGTTGTGAAATTGAATGATGGAGAATTTctgaatttctgtttttctgCCTCCCTGGTAAGAAGTTAATGGCTTGTGTAAAGGAAAGATATATGTTCTGAAAGGCAGCTAAAACATTTTGGTGCCATTTAACTCTAggtaaaatcaatttttgtttctgtacATCAGAAGGTTTCTAAAAAACTCTCTACTTGTCTCTAAAGGTTGAAGCCATTCAGTCTGAAATCATGACAAATGGGCCAGTTGAAGGTAATTTAAAAAGTACATgtagttttattttatgatatCTTACAAGACTAtatccaaaaattattttaacagaCAAGACTTTCCATCAGATCATAGCTTTTGTGAACTTTACCTTCACctataaaaattgattttaaagtatgtttttttctcCACTCTGTTTTTACTAATCTTAAACTTCACATTAAGGCAATAAACTATTCTATTTAACTGATATTTGGTTTTACTCTTTGTTACAGCATCTTTCTCAGTGTACTCAGACTTTTACTCTTATAAGTCTGGTGTTTATATACACACCACTGGCACCATAGTTGGTGGTCATGCAATCAAGATGCTGGggtttgttctttttcttttatacaCAACTTGTTTGCTTTGATCCTTTTACTTTTTCAGGACTCAGTTTTTAAGTAACCTTTAAATGTATTACAACATTTTGATCACTTTCAATCTACTTTTATTTCATATGTTATATGATAACATGTATCTTACATGAAGAGTCCAGGTTGTTAGATTTTCAAAGTTATATTTTCGTAAGTTTTGGTAatgacttcaaatttttctgttttcctctttttgtaagctgtattattttgttgtgtCTAATTTTGCTATTTCATATGCTCTGTTTCTGTAGAGGTTTTCTAAAATTTTATgagcttcaatttttttgtgaggTGATTTTAATTACCGTGGTTCATTGCTAAAATTGTGTGATCAAGATCTTTCATAATAGTGAAAACAATTTCGATTTTAAAGTGATCTTGACAATAATTATAGTTGTTATTCCTTTATAGGTGGGGTCGGTCTGCAGAAGGCATTGATTACTGGGTAGGAGCGTTTGTTCTTCGTTTTCTTCTTCCCATAACAACCAATAATGTTCTTTTATTACATTCTTTACAATCAACATAGTACATATACTTTAAGGATTTGCAGTTGCATGTTTATGAGATCATATGGTggacagtttttaattttctgtccCATGTGTGGATGCAGCATTACTTTTATCTTTATTCTTACTGCAGAGCTCACCAAAACTTCCAAGTTTATTTCTTATtcttatttaaatattttatttaagaaagaaagaaaggccCACAATATCTTGGTGATTCTATAAGCACTCAAATTTTGAGTTTGGAATTCTTGAAGTTATCCATGGTACTGGTGTGGTGGATTGATTACCATGTAACAGGAAAATTATGAACTCACGACTTCTATCACGTGATAGTTGACGAGGGTGAAGCCAGAATCAACCATCACTCAGAGACATCGAGAGCAAATAATTCAATGGTTCTAATATAAATCTATTAGTCGTTCAAAGTTCAACAACAAGGCAAGCgcgtgtttttattttatcacgCTTGCAACTACACGCAGTTGGGGTACTCCTTTTATTCTACCTAGCCAATCCAATTGCAGCATTTATGATGGAACGCAAGAAGACTTTTGCGAACAAGATATGTTGTAACTTTAGTGGGAGGAGGTGCTTAACATAAAGTGTTATATGGAGTTATTATTAGTATTGCTCACCAAATATAAACACTATTTAGGGAAGCTTCAACAGATCAGTTGTACTAGTACCTGGACTGGACTGATATTAGGGCTAACCAATTAACAACGCTTTTTAAGATGCTTTAGAAGAATCCGTAGTGTGAGCTGCCAGACTGGACTGCATGTTTCAGTAGACGATGACATTTAACGATGTTCCACTCAAccattatttttctctatttttgtagATTTGTGCCAATTCTTGGGGAGATGGATGGGGAATGGATGGTAGGCTTTTTCTCATGAAATATGTGCATGTGCCCGTGTATGCACACGTGTCATATATAATctttgaaaattggaaaatatctTCGTTACACTTTAGTTTTAAGATGGGCATATTCAGTCGCGTTCCATGTTTTGAGGGAAACCTTTTTAGTAAAAGTCTTATCCCGAGATGATAAACATGATAGCCTGCGGTTGGCGTCCTCTCCCTCAAAACTCTTAGTTTCTCTATTCGTTTCTCAAAAAACAACGACGGTCGACAaatttccaagaatgtttttgcgACAAACAAGGCTATCATTTCAATAAGTTCGAGTTGTGCTCTGTCTTGCAttcacagaaattttttttttcgtaaatatACGGTCGTtcagaatgtttttaaaataccaAATTCGTTCGTGTACAACTGCTTATTTCGCAGAGGCACCTCGCGTGATTTGCGATATGGTTGCTCAATATTGGGACATCGTGATTCTAAACGAACATTTTATTCTCGTTTTTCTCAAGCTGAttgttcgtttgtttcgtttttatAGGATTCTTTTACATCCGCCGAGGCACAGATGAGTGTGGTATTGAAAGTGGTATCACTGCTGGCATTCCATATATGTGATGGAACCAACTCTACAGCTGAGGCGCTGACACTGTTCTTTGACATTGCGATGCTGTTTGGAGGGAGGAAACACCACATTaaattttattcctttcttAGCGTTTTTATGGTAATTAGAAACTATTTCGTTGAAACTCCTCTCATTTACTGCAATTTTTAAGATATTTAGGATTAAATAATTCTTAGACAgtacatttttaaacaaaagctgaatttgaattttattgtcAATGGAATTCTTAGACAGTGTGATTTTACTGAACTGTTTTTCTGAAAATAGTGAATGGATTTTTGTAGACtgctgaatttaaaattttattttgtagcaaTTAAAAGAGGCAAACGCTGAGGCCTTTTACGTTTAATTAATTTCTAGGACTgtcaaatttaataattttacaccattgaaaacgaatttttgcttcttttattcCGCTCAACCGAAAAAGACGgttatgctaatttttttaaaaaaagtttgaataaaaaaaatgaaaagaaacaccTGGACCAATCGTAAGTCAAAGTAACAATTCATATGAAATATATTAAGTTCAAATAACAACGGTCAAATCATAATATAcataataacaacaatattcAATAGACATCTAGacaaatttgtgaaatttaattGTAATAGAATTTATAGACACTAACCAAGGGTAGATTTCTGAATTATTTTAAGCTAATAACATAAGtgtttttttataaaatttttactgCAGTTAAGctcattgtttttgtaatgatatCATCGTTGACTTTTGTCCaaatgtaatgaaataaaaaaattagttttacaGAAATTACTTTTATCAATAAACGGAGCATATATGAAGTAGGTATTGGTGGTTAATGcttcacaaaaatttttttgaaattattgtttctGCTTATTTTGAATTTAGATTTCATAttgaacacaaagaaaacaatccaATTTCTGTCTCTGGGGGTACATTGTCTTAGTCGTTAAAAATAGGTAGGCTGTAGGTCAATATcgcgcagagtcccagtcaatggTGCGGTTACTGAGTCGATGAAGTTCATGAATGTGATCGCTGACGTCACCATTTCTCGCCGTTCACCTGTGGTCCGTTAGCCTTGTGTTGACGTTCTTGCCAATCTCTCCGATGTAGGAGGCTTGGCAATTGGAGCAGTTGATCGTGTCAACCGCTTCATGTCCGTTTTTCGGTTTGTACTTGTCCTTAACTAATCTTTGTTGTTGGTACCTAAGTTTACCATG is from Pocillopora verrucosa isolate sample1 chromosome 7, ASM3666991v2, whole genome shotgun sequence and encodes:
- the LOC131792957 gene encoding uncharacterized protein; the encoded protein is MDHHLIISFLSLVFASSGLGSTEELHVSSPEMVEKINSLNVGWHATVYKQFTEMNWKEAKQMLGSYGGWPKDSPPKVIKEDIVSDIPGSFDARTKWPGSIHPIRDQGNCGSCWAFGASEALSDRFAIASGNKIDVVLSAQQLVDCDTDNFGCSGGYPIKAWQYMNQVGLLTVECYGPYQAEDEPCKFNGTLSQCPSGQGVFQVYKAANAYAVQGEVEAIQSEIMTNGPVEASFSVYSDFYSYKSGVYIHTTGTIVGGHAIKMLGWGRSAEGIDYWICANSWGDGWGMDGFFYIRRGTDECGIESGITAGIPYM